The following coding sequences are from one Epinephelus fuscoguttatus linkage group LG5, E.fuscoguttatus.final_Chr_v1 window:
- the gmnc gene encoding geminin coiled-coil domain-containing protein 1: protein MLQDLALGPDTVDVSMETLASVWVHDPCDLSDLGEKSSVWESQCVYNSSPPAGLMWSEQLSPHLQRNKQLQDTLLQREEELARLQDENNKLREFLNSSFVRNLEQKAKKLTCDRRRKLKRNLRHIDEGSFQSSSHQLRTSQQVSKRVCRNLTAEFGCESSETSSSSEPNLDLWVLRTLGLKDRDTIDTSNDSSSSSGYSFSSLVYDEAITSSSSSEYTLNSSFSPSVTTSTPSSVLSYCQRPTQQADYSYSAAECQEVNCGNAANSPQNCTTSLSQRSDFTATGLTGLYEAPEAVIRSYDTVTAFQSPAPTEELPLTQSPVRAEICSITASSRVQTLEGNPAKHPAYWSPLRSSRTPSQDTIQFSPPGERLHFSPILSSSPAMTQVRTPVCGSSPTSPSVGSQPPATPETPHSRTDLAFSMSLSPSNSVKTHSFPHGQAFVRKDTEGRWKFTWVPKQGP from the exons ATGCTCCAGGACTTGGCCCTTGGCCCTGACACTGTTGACGTTTCCATGGAAACCCTGGCCTCCGTTTGGGTCCATGACCCCTGTGACCTCAGCGACCTCGGAGAGAAGTCGTCTGTTTGGG agtcTCAGTGTGTTTACAACAGCTCGCCCCCTGCTGGTCTGATGTGGTCTGAGCAGCTCTCCCCTCACCTccagagaaacaaacag CTGCAGGACACtctgctgcagagagaggaggaactGGCCAGACTGCAGGACGAGAACAACAAACTCAGAGAGTTCCTCAACTCTTCATTTGTGAGGAACCTGGAGCAAAAGGCAAAG AAACTGACCTGTGACAGGAGGAGGaagctgaaaagaaacctgagGCACATTGATGAGGGATCGTTCCAGTCCAGCAGTCATCAGCTCCGAACCTCCCAGCAGGTCAGCAAGAGAGTCTGCAGGAACCTCACTGCCGAGTTCGGCTGCGAGTCCTCCGagacatcctcctcctcagaaCCAAACCTGGACCTCTGGGTTCTACGAACGTTGGGACTGAAGGACAGAGACACCATCGATACGTCCAAtgactcctcctcctcgtctggATACAGCTTCAGCAGTTTGGTGTATGATGAAGCAATCACGTCTTCCTCATCCTCTGAATACACCCTCAactcctctttcagcccttcAGTCACCACTTCTACGCCTTCTTCTGTCCTCAGCTACTGCCAAAGACCCACACAGCAGGCTGATTATAGCTACAGTGCTGCTGAATGCCAAGAAGTAAACTGTGGTAATGCTGCCAACTCACCTCAGAACTGCACAACATCTCTGAGTCAACGCTCTGACTTCACTGCCACCGGACTGACCGGACTGTACGAAGCTCCTGAAGCGGTGATCAGGAGCTACGACACAGTAACTGCCTTCCAATCTCCAGCACCTACAGAGGAACTACCTTTAACCCAGTcaccagtcagagcagagaTCTGCTCCATCACTGCCTCAAGTCGAGTCCAAACTCTGGAGGGAAACCCAGCGAAACATCCGGCTTACTGGTCTCCACTGAGAAGCAGCCGGACACCATCACAGGACACGATCCAGTTCAGTCCACCAGGAGAAAGACTCCATTTCTCTCCCATCTTGTCTTCAAGTCCTGCCATGACCCAGGTGCGGACACCTGTCTGCGGCAGCAGCCCAACGAGTCCGTCAGTGGGATCTCAGCCTCCTGCCACGCCTGAGACGCCTCACAGCCGGACAGATTTGGCGTTCAGTATGTCCCTCAGCCCGTCCAACAGTGTCAAGACCCACAGCTTCCCTCATGGACAAGCCTTTGTCAGAAAGGACACTGAAGGAAGGTGGAAGTTCACCTGGGTGCCCAAACAAGGACCATAG